A stretch of Brachyhypopomus gauderio isolate BG-103 chromosome 3, BGAUD_0.2, whole genome shotgun sequence DNA encodes these proteins:
- the LOC143509185 gene encoding uncharacterized protein LOC143509185 isoform X2 produces MRAINLDTYNLSLLTAKEDILNTRASTNWALFTYDGVTNNLKLSDSGAGGLSELAEKFHIAKPMYGLCRVGVTEVGQPRIVMICWVGENVDEFRQTECVSHVPAIKNFFKEAQVFINASSKDEVTEEKIGEVLEKVRPPLERLRRNSRPTEKEETVGTNYRKTNAAMEMRRINRDSFWARAEREEEERKEQERRKATEERRRLERERVLQEKMEAEERDRKMEQKLQMIEDQKRTEAKLQEQSKRQEKTKWELQQREHEEEMRARLRRSESIEKAAEAAVLISQRSMNPREFFRQLSSSSQNTSSPASPRSGKPPFRRYQRSLTDTAFIFERASAASGGPTSPLSPSLTSPFSRTPTSPFNRPTSPPSPTFRPVTSPRLPRVPTGSPPMSPVQRSAPPLSSLPSLPISRAPPPQSSPPGLPSSQDPSQASTPPVSHDGQASLVESELFLSPDVRKEESASLPEAPTAALPENPVQFKDILTSTSTLSEPSPEISFKAEETVVEEDEEVVESEEEDIISPPPSESETMNSVDVDQPEQSPVPHLDASVDTVICSLVEVEEPTEDEGSHQGEVEETGMFHSNLDQLEPDVWESKEPVLVENPEDEIEEHITNKIEVCVKPSGNGVIDDDKPEQNGMCPHNGSVKEYVDSSEQSTPERCFYTVNRENNEEDSRETEMDAADSSLPCVRALYDYQAEDENELSFEPGDIISHVEMVDKSWWRGYSKDGHQGLFPANYVEMI; encoded by the exons GGCGCTGTTCACATATGATGGAGTCACCAACAACCTGAAGCTCTCTGATTCTGGAG CTGGAGGGCTGTCAGAGTTGGCTGAGAAGTTTCACATTGCCAAACCCATGTATGGACTTTGCAGGGTCGGAGTAACTGAAGTGGGCCAGCCACGGATAGTCATGATCTGTTGG GTTGGAGAGAATGTGGATGAGTTTCGGCAGACAGAGTGCGTGAGCCACGTGCCCGCGATCAAAAACTTCTTCAAG GAAGCTCAAGTGTTTATCAATGCCTCTAGTAAAGATGAAGTAACCGAAGAAAAGATAGGGGAAGTTCTGGAAAAGGTCCGACCACCGCTGGAAAGGCTGAGACGGAACTCAAGACCAACTGAGAAAGAGGAGACAGTG GGCACAAATTACAGGAAGACAAACGCGGCTATGGAGATGAGACGGATTAACAGAGACTCCTTCTGGGCACGGGCAGAG cgtgaggaagaggagcggaAGGAGCAAGAGAGGAGGAAGGCCACGGAGGAGCGGAGGCGTCTGGAAAGGGAGAGGGTCCTGCAGGAGAAGATGGAGGCGGAGGAGCGTGACAGGAAGATGGAACAGAAACTGCAGATGATCGAGGATCAAAA GAGAACAGAAGCCAAGCTCCAAGAACAATctaaaagacaggagaaaacaAAATGG GAGCTGCAGCAGAGAGAGCATGAAGAGGAGATGAGAGCTCGCCTCAGACGTAGTGAGTCCATAGAGAAAGCAGCT GAGGCAGCAGTGCTCATTTCGCAACGCTCCATGAACCCAAGGGAGTTCTTCAGACAACTGTCGTCATCTTCGCAAAACACCTCCAGCCCTGCATCCCCACGCAGTG GCAAGCCTCCGTTTCGCCGATACCAGCGCAGTTTGACGGACACGGCTTTCATCTTCGAGAGGGCCAGTGCTGCCAGTGGTGGTCCCACATCTCCTCTAagtccctccctcacctcccctttCTCTCGCACGCCCACCAGCCCCTTCAATCGTCCCACGTCTCCGCCCAGTCCTACCTTCCGTCCAGTCACATCTCCACGTCTCCCTCGTGTGCCCACCGGGTCACCTCCCATGTCACCTGTCCAGCGGTCTGCCCCGCCTCTCTCCTCTTTGCCAAGCCTGCCCATCTCCAGGGCTCCTCCTCCCCAGTCCTCTCCTCCGGGCCTTCCTTCTTCCCAAGACCCAAGTCAGGCCTCGACTCCCCCTGTGTCTCATGATGGCCAGGCCAGTCTGGTTGAGTCAGAACTGTTCCTTAGCCCAGATGTACGCAAGGAAGAATCTGCTTCCCTCCCAGAAGCACCTACTGCAGCCCTTCCTGAGAATCCAGTGCAGTTCAAAG atatCCTCACCAGCACTAGCACGTTGAGTGAGCCATCGCCAGAGATCAGTTTTAAAGCTGAAGAAACAGTGGTAGAAGAAGACGAAGAGGTGGTGGaatcagaggaagaggacataatctcccctccaccctcagaaTCCGAAACAATGAACAGTGTGGATGTTGATCAACCAGAGCAGTCCCCTGTGCCACATCTGGACGCCAGTGTCGACACCGTGATCTGCTCtcttgtggaggtggaggaaccTACAGAGGATGAAGGATCTCATCAGGGAGAAGTTGAAGAGACTGGGATGTTCCATTCAAATCTGGACCAACTGGAGCCGGATGTATGGGAGAGTAAAGAACCAGTCCTGGTGGAAAACCCAGAGGATGAGATTGAGGAACATATTACAAATAAAATAG AAGTGTGTGTAAAGCCATCTGGAAATGGTGTGATTGATGATGACAAGCCAGAACAAAATGGCATGTGTCCTCATAATGGTTCAG TCAAGGAATATGTTGACTCCTCTGAGCAAAGCACGCCAGAAAGATGTTTCTATACAGTCAACCGTGAGAATAATGAAGaggacagcagagagacagaaatg GACGCAGCAGACAGCTCTCTCCCATGTGTGCGTGCCCTGTATGACTACCAAGCAG AGGACGAGAACGAGCTGTCCTTTGAGCCTGGAGACATCATCAGCCACGTGGAGATGGTGGACAAATCCTGGTGGCGGGGCTACAGCAAAGACGGCCACCAGGGACTCTTCCCTGCCAATTATGTGGAGATGATCTAA
- the LOC143509185 gene encoding uncharacterized protein LOC143509185 isoform X1, with product MRAINLDTYNLSLLTAKEDILNTRASTNWALFTYDGVTNNLKLSDSGAGGLSELAEKFHIAKPMYGLCRVGVTEVGQPRIVMICWVGENVDEFRQTECVSHVPAIKNFFKEAQVFINASSKDEVTEEKIGEVLEKVRPPLERLRRNSRPTEKEETVGTNYRKTNAAMEMRRINRDSFWARAEREEEERKEQERRKATEERRRLERERVLQEKMEAEERDRKMEQKLQMIEDQKRTEAKLQEQSKRQEKTKWELQQREHEEEMRARLRRSESIEKAAEAAVLISQRSMNPREFFRQLSSSSQNTSSPASPRSGKPPFRRYQRSLTDTAFIFERASAASGGPTSPLSPSLTSPFSRTPTSPFNRPTSPPSPTFRPVTSPRLPRVPTGSPPMSPVQRSAPPLSSLPSLPISRAPPPQSSPPGLPSSQDPSQASTPPVSHDGQASLVESELFLSPDVRKEESASLPEAPTAALPENPVQFKDILTSTSTLSEPSPEISFKAEETVVEEDEEVVESEEEDIISPPPSESETMNSVDVDQPEQSPVPHLDASVDTVICSLVEVEEPTEDEGSHQGEVEETGMFHSNLDQLEPDVWESKEPVLVENPEDEIEEHITNKIEVCVKPSGNGVIDDDKPEQNGMCPHNGSVKEYVDSSEQSTPERCFYTVNRENNEEDSRETEMVPENGEDAADSSLPCVRALYDYQAEDENELSFEPGDIISHVEMVDKSWWRGYSKDGHQGLFPANYVEMI from the exons GGCGCTGTTCACATATGATGGAGTCACCAACAACCTGAAGCTCTCTGATTCTGGAG CTGGAGGGCTGTCAGAGTTGGCTGAGAAGTTTCACATTGCCAAACCCATGTATGGACTTTGCAGGGTCGGAGTAACTGAAGTGGGCCAGCCACGGATAGTCATGATCTGTTGG GTTGGAGAGAATGTGGATGAGTTTCGGCAGACAGAGTGCGTGAGCCACGTGCCCGCGATCAAAAACTTCTTCAAG GAAGCTCAAGTGTTTATCAATGCCTCTAGTAAAGATGAAGTAACCGAAGAAAAGATAGGGGAAGTTCTGGAAAAGGTCCGACCACCGCTGGAAAGGCTGAGACGGAACTCAAGACCAACTGAGAAAGAGGAGACAGTG GGCACAAATTACAGGAAGACAAACGCGGCTATGGAGATGAGACGGATTAACAGAGACTCCTTCTGGGCACGGGCAGAG cgtgaggaagaggagcggaAGGAGCAAGAGAGGAGGAAGGCCACGGAGGAGCGGAGGCGTCTGGAAAGGGAGAGGGTCCTGCAGGAGAAGATGGAGGCGGAGGAGCGTGACAGGAAGATGGAACAGAAACTGCAGATGATCGAGGATCAAAA GAGAACAGAAGCCAAGCTCCAAGAACAATctaaaagacaggagaaaacaAAATGG GAGCTGCAGCAGAGAGAGCATGAAGAGGAGATGAGAGCTCGCCTCAGACGTAGTGAGTCCATAGAGAAAGCAGCT GAGGCAGCAGTGCTCATTTCGCAACGCTCCATGAACCCAAGGGAGTTCTTCAGACAACTGTCGTCATCTTCGCAAAACACCTCCAGCCCTGCATCCCCACGCAGTG GCAAGCCTCCGTTTCGCCGATACCAGCGCAGTTTGACGGACACGGCTTTCATCTTCGAGAGGGCCAGTGCTGCCAGTGGTGGTCCCACATCTCCTCTAagtccctccctcacctcccctttCTCTCGCACGCCCACCAGCCCCTTCAATCGTCCCACGTCTCCGCCCAGTCCTACCTTCCGTCCAGTCACATCTCCACGTCTCCCTCGTGTGCCCACCGGGTCACCTCCCATGTCACCTGTCCAGCGGTCTGCCCCGCCTCTCTCCTCTTTGCCAAGCCTGCCCATCTCCAGGGCTCCTCCTCCCCAGTCCTCTCCTCCGGGCCTTCCTTCTTCCCAAGACCCAAGTCAGGCCTCGACTCCCCCTGTGTCTCATGATGGCCAGGCCAGTCTGGTTGAGTCAGAACTGTTCCTTAGCCCAGATGTACGCAAGGAAGAATCTGCTTCCCTCCCAGAAGCACCTACTGCAGCCCTTCCTGAGAATCCAGTGCAGTTCAAAG atatCCTCACCAGCACTAGCACGTTGAGTGAGCCATCGCCAGAGATCAGTTTTAAAGCTGAAGAAACAGTGGTAGAAGAAGACGAAGAGGTGGTGGaatcagaggaagaggacataatctcccctccaccctcagaaTCCGAAACAATGAACAGTGTGGATGTTGATCAACCAGAGCAGTCCCCTGTGCCACATCTGGACGCCAGTGTCGACACCGTGATCTGCTCtcttgtggaggtggaggaaccTACAGAGGATGAAGGATCTCATCAGGGAGAAGTTGAAGAGACTGGGATGTTCCATTCAAATCTGGACCAACTGGAGCCGGATGTATGGGAGAGTAAAGAACCAGTCCTGGTGGAAAACCCAGAGGATGAGATTGAGGAACATATTACAAATAAAATAG AAGTGTGTGTAAAGCCATCTGGAAATGGTGTGATTGATGATGACAAGCCAGAACAAAATGGCATGTGTCCTCATAATGGTTCAG TCAAGGAATATGTTGACTCCTCTGAGCAAAGCACGCCAGAAAGATGTTTCTATACAGTCAACCGTGAGAATAATGAAGaggacagcagagagacagaaatggtACCAGAGAATGGAGAG GACGCAGCAGACAGCTCTCTCCCATGTGTGCGTGCCCTGTATGACTACCAAGCAG AGGACGAGAACGAGCTGTCCTTTGAGCCTGGAGACATCATCAGCCACGTGGAGATGGTGGACAAATCCTGGTGGCGGGGCTACAGCAAAGACGGCCACCAGGGACTCTTCCCTGCCAATTATGTGGAGATGATCTAA